Proteins encoded by one window of Geobacter sp. DSM 9736:
- a CDS encoding sigma-54 dependent transcriptional regulator: MNGKILVVDDEKGQRDILHAILNKAGYEIAAVPGAREALQQLDKAEFDIILTDLKMQGLSGMDLLDQVLDQNPHQCVVMMTAHGTVDSAVEAMKKGAFDYLEKPLERQELLLTLQRAMEHVLLLRENRVLHKQLSETLSIPTIIGDHPKIKEVFRVIGKIAPTGSTVLISGESGTGKELVARAIHDLSPRKERQFFAINCAAIPETLIESELFGHEKGAFTGASSRELGLFEAADGGTLFLDEIGEMNVAMQAKLLRAIQLKEVRRVGGKTPIPVDVRIISATNKDLETEIRRGTFREDLFYRLNVIRINLPPLRERGSDIATLAEFFVRKYSSEASLPVKGLSKGSLKILMNYSWPGNVRQLESVIERGVLMAENELIEPEDLPGEVHGDSTSGARIRFDLPPEGISFEELERDLIVKAMDRSGWIISKAAPLLGMSYKTLQYRLEKFGIQKP, translated from the coding sequence ATGAACGGAAAAATTCTCGTGGTGGACGATGAAAAAGGGCAGAGAGACATCCTCCACGCCATTCTAAACAAAGCGGGGTATGAAATCGCTGCCGTTCCGGGAGCCCGGGAAGCCCTCCAGCAACTCGATAAGGCAGAGTTCGACATCATCCTCACCGACTTGAAGATGCAGGGGCTGTCGGGAATGGACCTTCTCGACCAGGTGCTCGACCAGAACCCTCACCAGTGCGTGGTCATGATGACAGCTCACGGAACCGTAGACTCGGCAGTCGAGGCCATGAAAAAGGGCGCCTTCGATTACCTGGAAAAGCCGCTGGAGCGGCAGGAGCTCCTTCTCACCCTGCAGAGAGCCATGGAACACGTTCTACTCCTGAGAGAGAACAGGGTGCTTCACAAGCAGCTATCCGAGACCTTGAGCATACCCACCATCATAGGGGACCACCCGAAGATCAAGGAGGTCTTTCGGGTCATCGGCAAGATCGCGCCGACAGGTTCGACGGTGCTCATATCCGGGGAATCGGGCACCGGCAAGGAGCTTGTAGCCCGTGCGATTCACGACCTGAGTCCACGCAAGGAGAGGCAGTTCTTCGCCATCAACTGCGCGGCCATTCCCGAAACCCTCATCGAATCCGAGCTCTTCGGACATGAAAAAGGCGCATTCACCGGCGCCAGCAGCCGCGAACTCGGACTCTTCGAGGCGGCTGACGGAGGCACCCTCTTTCTCGACGAAATCGGAGAGATGAACGTGGCCATGCAGGCGAAGCTCCTGCGGGCCATTCAGCTCAAGGAAGTACGGCGCGTGGGTGGGAAAACGCCGATTCCGGTGGATGTCAGGATCATATCCGCAACTAACAAGGACCTGGAGACGGAAATAAGGCGCGGAACCTTCAGGGAAGACCTCTTCTATCGCCTCAACGTGATCCGGATCAACCTTCCGCCCCTCAGGGAGAGGGGAAGCGATATCGCAACCCTCGCGGAATTCTTCGTCCGGAAATACAGCTCTGAAGCGAGTCTGCCGGTAAAGGGCCTATCGAAAGGCTCCCTCAAGATCCTTATGAACTACAGCTGGCCAGGAAACGTGCGTCAGCTCGAATCGGTGATAGAACGGGGAGTGCTGATGGCCGAAAACGAGCTGATCGAACCGGAAGATCTCCCCGGAGAGGTCCATGGAGACTCGACTTCCGGAGCGAGGATCCGGTTCGACCTCCCACCGGAAGGTATCTCCTTCGAAGAACTGGAGCGGGATCTGATCGTGAAGGCCATGGACCGTTCCGGATGGATCATCAGCAAAGCAGCTCCCCTCCTCGGCATGAGCTACAAGACCCTTCAGTATCGATTGGAAAAGTTCGGCATTCAGAAACCCTAG
- a CDS encoding ATP-binding protein produces the protein MKLNTKLVIIMLSLLIIAILMLFVLNQHSQNELVNEIQESSTEVTKAVQMSVEDLTSEVEAEPARLKEYLKEAKAKGINEINIISNEGEIISSSDPDKVGKRREIRKLEKGLKASPGSHESSKVHPYDLLVPVIVGDEQLGYVQINLLLDNIRNIQHKNLVNRVAVTCLVFMLGIILTIFLARKYTDPIHRLAEGVKRVTEGDLSVTFPAGSKDEIGELAESFNDMVRQLREREHLEKRLYEAEHLSKVGQLASGIAHEIRNPLNYISLAIDHLKSEIVPICPERQGEIEPLVEKIKEEVRRANYMVVNFMNYGRPLKLRRKEIMYRDLIDRALPVLEDRLAEQRIRVVTQAAPELPPMHVDPELLRNCLFNFLTNAAQSMPDGGTITLGASYDPDGESFLLTFSDEGGGIPPEDIEKVFRPYFTTREAGIGLGLAITERIIREHGGEIRVESTLGAGTVFTVLLPRGDGILTQEEPDGIRAVGQI, from the coding sequence ATGAAGCTGAACACAAAACTCGTCATAATCATGCTCTCCCTCCTCATCATCGCCATCCTCATGCTCTTCGTTCTCAACCAGCACAGCCAGAACGAGCTGGTCAACGAGATCCAGGAAAGCTCCACCGAAGTCACCAAAGCCGTACAGATGAGCGTGGAAGATCTGACCTCGGAGGTCGAAGCGGAACCCGCTCGCCTCAAGGAGTACCTCAAGGAAGCGAAGGCAAAGGGAATAAACGAAATCAACATTATCAGCAACGAGGGGGAGATCATAAGCTCCTCCGATCCCGACAAGGTCGGCAAGCGGCGGGAAATCAGAAAGCTGGAAAAAGGGCTAAAGGCCTCCCCGGGCAGTCACGAATCTTCGAAGGTTCACCCGTACGATCTTCTGGTGCCCGTCATCGTTGGTGACGAGCAGCTCGGCTACGTGCAAATAAACCTGCTTCTTGACAACATCCGCAACATTCAGCACAAAAATCTCGTCAATCGCGTCGCCGTGACCTGCCTGGTCTTCATGCTCGGCATCATCCTCACCATCTTTCTCGCACGCAAATACACAGATCCGATACACCGGCTGGCGGAGGGGGTTAAGAGGGTAACGGAAGGAGATCTCTCCGTTACCTTTCCGGCGGGTTCCAAAGATGAGATAGGCGAACTGGCCGAGAGCTTCAACGACATGGTGAGGCAGTTGCGGGAGCGCGAGCACCTGGAAAAACGCCTCTACGAAGCGGAACACCTGTCCAAGGTTGGGCAGCTGGCGTCGGGCATCGCCCACGAAATACGGAATCCGCTCAACTACATCAGCCTAGCCATTGACCACCTCAAGAGCGAAATCGTCCCCATCTGCCCCGAGCGGCAGGGGGAGATCGAGCCTCTCGTGGAGAAGATAAAGGAAGAGGTGCGGCGAGCCAACTACATGGTCGTCAATTTCATGAACTACGGACGGCCGCTCAAGCTCAGGCGCAAGGAGATCATGTACCGGGATCTGATCGACCGGGCGCTTCCCGTGCTGGAAGACAGGCTGGCAGAGCAGCGGATCAGGGTGGTTACACAGGCAGCTCCAGAACTCCCACCGATGCATGTGGACCCCGAACTTCTTCGGAATTGCCTCTTCAACTTTCTCACGAATGCGGCGCAATCGATGCCCGATGGGGGCACCATCACCCTTGGCGCATCCTACGACCCCGACGGGGAGTCATTCCTTCTTACTTTCTCCGATGAAGGGGGAGGGATTCCGCCGGAGGACATCGAAAAAGTATTTCGCCCCTATTTCACGACCAGGGAAGCCGGGATCGGCCTCGGCCTGGCCATCACGGAGCGCATAATCAGGGAGCACGGCGGGGAGATCAGGGTGGAGAGCACCCTTGGAGCGGGGACAGTCTTTACCGTACTATTGCCGCGTGGCGACGGAATTCTGACACAGGAAGAACCGGATGGAATACGGGCCGTGGGACAAATTTGA
- the hypD gene encoding hydrogenase formation protein HypD, with protein MSAPLAGFSDGAAVAGVASRLQRLLSGSAKSLTFMEVCGTHTMAIGRFGLRTLLPPQVRLVSGPGCPVCVTHIGYVDRAIACSRLPGTIIASFGDMLRVPGSISSLLEERARGADVRVVYSPLDAVALARRHPEHRVVFLGVGFETTAPTVAASIIEADRLGLGNYAVLASHKTIPGPMEILASDTELAINGYICPAHVSAIIGADAFIPLARKGIPCVVTGFEPLDIMLGVEMLARQVLDGRAEVEIQYSRVVRRQGNRKARDVISKVFTPCDAAWRGIGSIPGSGLAIRDCYRRYDAERTVPVEVGEPQEPQGCLCGEILKGKASPRECPLFGIACTPEAPVGACMVSSEGSCAAAYKYGG; from the coding sequence GTGAGCGCACCCCTTGCCGGATTCAGTGACGGGGCCGCCGTGGCAGGGGTGGCTTCGCGCCTTCAGCGGCTGCTGTCCGGTAGCGCCAAGTCCCTCACCTTCATGGAAGTGTGCGGCACTCACACCATGGCTATCGGCAGGTTCGGATTGCGGACTCTGCTCCCTCCGCAGGTCCGGCTTGTCTCGGGTCCCGGCTGCCCCGTCTGCGTCACTCATATAGGTTATGTGGACAGGGCCATCGCCTGCAGCCGCCTTCCCGGGACTATAATCGCAAGTTTTGGCGACATGCTGCGGGTTCCCGGTTCAATTTCCTCCCTTCTGGAGGAGCGGGCCCGGGGTGCCGATGTACGGGTCGTCTATTCACCTCTGGATGCTGTCGCCCTAGCCAGGCGCCATCCTGAGCACCGGGTGGTGTTTCTGGGTGTCGGGTTCGAAACTACGGCACCCACCGTGGCGGCCAGCATCATCGAAGCAGATCGTCTCGGACTAGGCAACTACGCAGTCCTTGCCAGCCACAAGACAATACCGGGACCGATGGAGATTCTGGCATCCGATACGGAACTGGCTATCAACGGCTATATCTGCCCAGCCCATGTGAGTGCGATCATCGGGGCAGACGCGTTCATTCCACTGGCACGGAAGGGAATTCCCTGTGTCGTTACCGGATTCGAGCCTCTGGACATCATGCTCGGGGTAGAGATGCTCGCCCGCCAGGTGCTGGATGGGCGTGCCGAGGTGGAGATCCAGTACAGCAGGGTCGTCAGGCGGCAAGGAAACCGGAAGGCGAGGGATGTGATCTCCAAGGTCTTTACCCCCTGTGACGCAGCCTGGCGCGGCATCGGCTCCATTCCCGGCAGCGGGCTTGCAATCCGTGATTGTTACCGGCGCTACGATGCCGAACGCACGGTGCCGGTGGAGGTAGGTGAGCCTCAGGAGCCTCAGGGATGCCTCTGCGGCGAGATCCTCAAGGGGAAGGCATCCCCCCGAGAATGTCCTCTTTTCGGCATTGCCTGCACCCCCGAAGCGCCCGTTGGGGCGTGCATGGTTTCATCCGAGGGAAGCTGCGCCGCCGCGTACAAGTATGGGGGGTAG
- the hypB gene encoding hydrogenase nickel incorporation protein HypB encodes MCITCGCEEDHNLHDGGAGHHHHDGKQRILVESNLLAKNDRFARSNRERFAAHGIFVLNLVSSPGSGKTTLLERTLSDLRDRVRCAVIEGDQQTDNDAVRIAATGVPVKQVNTGAGCHLDAHMVGHAAADLPLQGLDLLFIENVGNLVCPASFDLGEHHKVVMLSVTEGEDKPVKYPQMFRAAELMIITKSDLAPYVAFDAEACRSMALSVNPRMEILELSASSGEGIDSWYRWLSAGIERAKKGGGGR; translated from the coding sequence ATGTGCATCACCTGCGGCTGCGAAGAGGATCACAACCTTCATGATGGAGGAGCCGGGCACCATCACCATGACGGGAAGCAACGCATTCTGGTGGAATCCAACCTGCTCGCGAAGAATGATCGCTTTGCAAGGTCGAACCGGGAGCGCTTCGCCGCCCACGGGATATTCGTTCTGAACCTGGTCAGCTCTCCCGGCTCGGGCAAGACGACCCTGCTGGAGCGGACGCTGTCGGACCTGAGAGACCGGGTGCGGTGCGCGGTTATCGAGGGGGACCAGCAGACGGACAACGATGCCGTCCGCATCGCCGCCACCGGAGTCCCTGTGAAACAGGTCAACACGGGGGCTGGATGCCACCTGGATGCGCACATGGTTGGCCATGCCGCGGCGGATCTTCCGTTGCAGGGGCTCGATCTCCTCTTTATCGAGAATGTGGGAAATCTGGTGTGTCCCGCATCGTTCGACCTGGGAGAGCACCATAAGGTGGTAATGCTGAGCGTAACCGAGGGGGAGGACAAGCCTGTAAAGTATCCGCAAATGTTTCGCGCTGCGGAACTGATGATCATAACCAAGTCAGACTTGGCTCCCTACGTGGCGTTCGATGCTGAAGCCTGCCGGAGCATGGCGCTTTCGGTCAACCCTCGCATGGAAATACTGGAGCTTTCCGCATCCAGTGGCGAGGGGATCGACTCATGGTACCGCTGGCTATCGGCAGGAATTGAGAGAGCGAAAAAAGGGGGGGGCGGGCGGTGA
- a CDS encoding BamA/TamA family outer membrane protein, with protein sequence MVPRKKLPPPLTNDQFDDQVKVVTIPLPVFASSPNEGITYGALTAFLLHNKKDEVSTLLAPQVNLNKNFGTTFSLFGAGYPSASRSWEFNLSRSTNVNEDYELKLRDKTFFNEKLETNLFVFGLTDGSARFFGFQSKSRKDDETNYGDREFGVNLSLGYDLAKNLQVVAGNRLKSVSIVPGAVKTLPYIRDRFTPQDVPGLDGFTVHAQRLSLVYSTLEPRDLPEDGLMARGTIEISSPMLGSTAGYRHYEVEVKKYLPHNNGRFTGVGRLSYNQTLGSNVPFLERSILGGETTLRGYGRNRFIDSSYVLCNLEERIRLFRWAVFDVTTDWEIAPFVDLGAVMESFPEVSSKSFEFNPGIGFRAVVRPNIVGRVDLGVGKEGPAVFVGLGYPF encoded by the coding sequence ATGGTACCGCGCAAGAAGCTGCCTCCTCCCCTGACAAACGACCAGTTCGACGACCAGGTCAAGGTCGTGACGATACCTCTACCCGTTTTTGCTTCAAGTCCCAACGAAGGAATCACGTATGGTGCGCTCACGGCATTCCTTCTCCACAACAAGAAGGATGAGGTAAGCACGCTGCTTGCCCCCCAGGTAAACCTGAACAAGAATTTCGGCACGACCTTCAGCCTCTTCGGAGCAGGTTACCCGTCCGCAAGCCGCAGTTGGGAGTTCAATCTTTCACGCTCCACAAATGTAAATGAAGACTACGAACTCAAGCTGCGAGACAAGACGTTCTTCAACGAGAAACTGGAGACGAACCTCTTTGTTTTCGGTTTGACCGACGGCTCTGCCCGCTTTTTCGGTTTTCAGTCCAAGAGCCGCAAGGATGACGAAACCAACTACGGGGACCGCGAATTCGGCGTCAACCTCTCCCTCGGTTACGATCTTGCGAAAAATCTGCAAGTGGTCGCCGGAAACAGGCTCAAAAGCGTATCAATCGTTCCGGGTGCAGTGAAGACTCTCCCATACATACGCGACCGGTTCACCCCCCAGGACGTTCCCGGGCTCGACGGATTCACGGTGCATGCGCAGAGGCTTTCCCTGGTCTACAGCACGCTGGAGCCCCGCGACCTCCCCGAGGACGGCCTCATGGCGCGGGGCACCATCGAAATCAGCTCACCCATGCTTGGAAGCACTGCGGGTTACCGGCATTACGAGGTGGAGGTAAAGAAGTACCTCCCCCACAACAACGGCCGTTTTACCGGCGTGGGCCGGCTCAGCTACAACCAGACCCTCGGCAGCAACGTCCCCTTTCTGGAGCGAAGCATTCTCGGGGGGGAAACCACTCTTCGGGGGTATGGAAGAAACCGTTTCATCGACAGCAGCTACGTCCTCTGCAACCTTGAGGAACGCATCCGGCTCTTCCGCTGGGCTGTCTTCGACGTCACCACCGACTGGGAAATCGCTCCCTTTGTCGACCTGGGTGCAGTCATGGAATCCTTCCCCGAAGTTTCATCCAAATCTTTTGAATTCAACCCCGGGATCGGCTTCCGGGCCGTCGTCCGACCCAACATCGTAGGCCGGGTCGACCTGGGGGTAGGCAAGGAGGGGCCGGCCGTCTTCGTCGGCCTCGGTTACCCTTTCTGA
- a CDS encoding HypC/HybG/HupF family hydrogenase formation chaperone produces the protein MCVGVPMRVVAIDGTDAVAEIDGVKRQASLMLMDEEVRVGDYVIIHAGFAISRLDEDDARQTLDLLREALRGEGA, from the coding sequence ATGTGCGTCGGAGTGCCCATGAGAGTTGTCGCTATTGACGGCACGGATGCCGTGGCCGAGATCGACGGGGTGAAGCGGCAGGCGAGCCTGATGCTCATGGACGAGGAGGTGCGAGTGGGGGACTATGTGATCATCCATGCCGGATTCGCCATATCCCGGCTAGACGAGGATGACGCCCGGCAGACCCTCGACCTTCTGCGCGAGGCACTGCGAGGGGAGGGGGCGTGA
- a CDS encoding epoxyqueuosine reductase, with product MEAAIRKEIEGFVRDSHENRFLEDGGPFFAEPLVGFAAADDPLFREYKNIIGAFHQTPQDVMAKAFGNDVRAQTVIVWVLPVVRTTSESNGREERFPSREWAVTRALGEKFNSALRRHVTSYLEGLGHRTVAPQLASGWRQLDDETIGLASTWSERHAAYAAGLGTFSLNDGFITPKGISHRLGSVVTTLSLAPTRRIAPDHLHNCLYYREGTCGACIGRCPIGAISRSGHDKGKCRGYVYGTVPEAVGSCYGVKETGCGLCQTRVPCEGMVPPGKKQHGH from the coding sequence CTGGAAGCGGCGATTCGGAAAGAGATAGAAGGTTTCGTGCGGGATAGCCATGAGAATCGCTTCCTGGAGGACGGAGGACCTTTCTTCGCCGAACCACTTGTCGGATTTGCCGCAGCGGACGACCCGCTCTTCCGCGAGTATAAAAACATCATTGGAGCATTTCACCAAACTCCGCAGGATGTAATGGCAAAGGCATTCGGAAATGACGTCCGTGCACAAACCGTCATTGTCTGGGTTCTCCCGGTTGTGCGCACCACCAGCGAGAGCAACGGAAGGGAAGAGCGGTTCCCTTCCAGGGAATGGGCAGTAACCCGTGCGCTGGGGGAGAAGTTCAACAGCGCCCTGAGGCGCCACGTTACCTCCTATCTTGAAGGCCTGGGCCACCGTACCGTGGCGCCCCAGCTTGCCTCAGGGTGGCGGCAGCTCGATGATGAGACCATCGGCCTCGCATCTACATGGTCCGAGCGTCACGCCGCCTACGCCGCCGGACTCGGCACCTTCAGCCTCAACGACGGGTTCATAACCCCGAAAGGCATTTCCCATCGCCTTGGATCAGTCGTCACCACACTCTCTCTCGCGCCGACCCGGCGCATCGCCCCCGATCACCTGCACAACTGCCTCTACTACCGTGAAGGGACCTGCGGAGCCTGCATCGGCCGCTGCCCCATCGGCGCCATCTCCCGAAGCGGTCACGACAAAGGGAAGTGCCGTGGCTACGTCTACGGAACCGTTCCCGAAGCGGTTGGAAGTTGCTATGGCGTCAAGGAAACCGGCTGCGGCCTGTGCCAGACGCGGGTCCCGTGCGAGGGGATGGTGCCGCCGGGGAAGAAACAACATGGCCATTAG
- a CDS encoding flavodoxin family protein, translated as MKVVCLLGSPRSRGISATIAGRFMETAATLGAETRSFELNRLTYRGCQGCYACKKGLDRCVLTDDLAEVLGAVQEADVVVLASPVYYGDVTAQLKGFIDRTFSYLKPDYITNTQPSRLGPKELVFVLSQGHPDEAMFADIFPRYETFFKWMGFTQTRLIRACGYGPSTSDTVPAEILQQAEEAAREVVGR; from the coding sequence ATGAAGGTTGTTTGCTTGCTCGGGAGCCCACGCTCCCGGGGGATAAGTGCGACTATAGCCGGCCGTTTCATGGAGACCGCCGCCACGCTCGGCGCCGAAACCCGCAGCTTCGAGCTTAACCGGCTCACGTATCGGGGGTGCCAGGGATGCTACGCCTGCAAGAAGGGCCTCGACCGGTGCGTCCTCACCGACGACCTGGCGGAAGTGCTGGGAGCGGTGCAGGAGGCGGACGTGGTGGTTCTCGCGTCTCCTGTCTATTACGGTGACGTGACCGCACAGTTGAAGGGGTTTATTGACCGGACCTTCTCCTACCTTAAGCCGGACTACATCACAAATACCCAGCCGAGTCGGCTCGGGCCGAAAGAACTGGTCTTCGTTCTGTCGCAGGGACATCCTGACGAGGCCATGTTCGCAGATATATTCCCTCGGTATGAAACATTCTTCAAGTGGATGGGTTTTACGCAGACCCGTCTGATCCGCGCCTGCGGGTACGGACCTTCCACGTCCGATACCGTTCCAGCAGAAATCCTTCAGCAGGCGGAGGAAGCGGCGCGGGAAGTTGTGGGAAGGTAG
- the hypF gene encoding carbamoyltransferase HypF: MGNPSREVLLRRRVAVEVGGIVQGVGFRPFIYRLAQRHQLSGWVRNTLGGVEIEAEGEAAAVGLFVAAIREEAPPLAVIGSISFHEQELSGEKGFAIIASAGGEGNPQVAADGDVCDECLRELFDPSDRRYRYPFINCTNCGPRYSIITGVPYDRTRTTMKDFGLCETCLAEYNDQGNRRFHAQPNACPACGPSLRLISAQGGAVPGDALAETVRLLKEGAIVAVKGIGGYHLAADAANDEAVARLRRRKNRDEKPFALMAPGVEEVREFAQLGELEERLILGNERPIILLRKRKGHALSHHVAPLNGYFGVMLPSAPLHYLLLRGNFTALVMTSGNLSDEPMAYADDDARGRLADVADYFLLHDRRIHARVDDSVIRVFQGAPLFLRRSRGYAPRGIAIPEMQKRVLAVGAELKSTLCLAGGGTAFLSQHIGDLQNAATLAALEQADVHLREILGVEPELVAHDMHPDYLSTRFAEALGVPRVAVQHHHAHMAACMAENRLEGDVIGVVFDGTGFGPDGTVWGGEFLVGGYESASRAGHLRQLPLPGGDAAVKEPWRMALSYCHACFGNRMWDLPLPFIRELRPVERNVLQRMIEGGLNSPLTSSCGRMFDAVAALLGLRTRVTFEGQAAMELEASAEQAPATWNFPYVIEAGENKLVADGVLPVAALVEGLLAGEPPATLARRFHETLAALAAEMCDRVREKSRLHRVVLSGGVFQNRLFTERLCRLLEEKDFSVFTHRLVPPNDGGIALGQAVIAARGASFPQSMR; this comes from the coding sequence ATGGGTAATCCCTCGCGGGAAGTTCTGCTGCGGCGCAGAGTGGCGGTGGAGGTAGGGGGAATCGTCCAGGGGGTGGGGTTTCGCCCGTTCATCTATCGCCTTGCGCAGCGGCACCAACTCTCCGGCTGGGTCCGCAACACTCTGGGCGGAGTCGAGATCGAAGCCGAAGGGGAGGCAGCCGCAGTCGGTTTGTTCGTTGCCGCCATACGGGAAGAGGCTCCACCTCTGGCGGTTATCGGCTCGATTTCTTTCCATGAGCAGGAGCTCTCCGGTGAGAAGGGATTCGCCATCATCGCCAGTGCGGGGGGGGAAGGAAATCCACAGGTTGCGGCTGACGGAGATGTGTGCGACGAGTGCCTGCGGGAGCTGTTTGATCCCTCCGACCGCCGATACCGTTACCCGTTCATCAACTGCACCAACTGCGGCCCCCGCTACTCGATAATCACCGGAGTTCCATACGACCGCACCCGCACGACCATGAAGGATTTCGGGTTGTGTGAAACTTGTCTCGCCGAATACAACGACCAGGGTAACCGACGTTTCCATGCCCAGCCCAACGCATGCCCCGCATGCGGTCCTAGTCTGCGCCTGATTTCGGCGCAGGGGGGGGCGGTTCCCGGGGATGCGCTCGCCGAGACGGTCCGTCTGCTGAAAGAGGGTGCTATCGTTGCGGTCAAGGGTATCGGAGGATATCATCTGGCGGCCGATGCGGCTAACGACGAAGCGGTCGCGAGACTGCGGCGGCGCAAGAATCGCGACGAGAAGCCATTTGCCCTCATGGCTCCGGGGGTCGAGGAGGTCAGAGAATTCGCACAGCTGGGGGAGTTGGAGGAACGGCTGATCCTCGGAAACGAGCGCCCCATTATCCTCCTGCGGAAAAGGAAAGGGCACGCTCTCTCTCATCACGTGGCCCCGCTTAACGGCTATTTCGGGGTGATGCTCCCGTCGGCTCCGCTCCACTACCTGCTGTTGCGCGGAAACTTTACCGCTCTGGTCATGACGAGCGGCAATCTCAGCGACGAGCCGATGGCATATGCGGATGACGATGCGCGCGGGCGGCTTGCGGATGTCGCCGATTACTTCCTGCTCCATGATCGCCGCATCCATGCACGTGTCGACGATTCCGTCATCCGGGTTTTCCAGGGAGCCCCTCTTTTCCTTCGCCGGTCCAGGGGGTATGCGCCCCGGGGGATCGCCATCCCGGAAATGCAGAAACGGGTACTCGCGGTCGGGGCGGAGCTTAAATCCACCCTTTGCCTCGCTGGAGGCGGCACCGCTTTCCTGAGCCAGCATATAGGGGATCTTCAAAACGCAGCAACCCTGGCAGCGCTGGAGCAGGCCGACGTGCACCTTCGGGAAATACTCGGCGTCGAGCCTGAGCTGGTCGCACATGACATGCACCCCGACTACCTCTCCACCCGATTTGCCGAGGCTCTGGGTGTTCCGAGGGTGGCGGTCCAGCATCATCATGCACATATGGCCGCCTGTATGGCCGAGAACCGCCTGGAAGGGGATGTCATAGGGGTCGTTTTCGACGGGACCGGTTTTGGGCCGGATGGCACGGTGTGGGGAGGAGAGTTTCTCGTCGGGGGATATGAATCTGCCAGCCGTGCCGGTCACCTGCGCCAGCTTCCCTTGCCCGGAGGAGATGCGGCAGTTAAAGAGCCATGGCGGATGGCTCTTTCATACTGCCATGCGTGCTTCGGCAACCGGATGTGGGATCTGCCGCTCCCTTTCATCAGAGAGCTTCGACCGGTGGAGCGCAATGTGCTGCAACGGATGATCGAGGGGGGATTGAACTCTCCCCTTACCTCCAGCTGCGGCCGGATGTTCGACGCGGTAGCCGCACTCCTCGGCCTGCGTACCCGGGTAACGTTCGAGGGGCAGGCGGCAATGGAGCTTGAAGCAAGTGCGGAGCAGGCACCGGCGACCTGGAATTTTCCCTATGTCATCGAGGCGGGGGAGAATAAACTGGTCGCGGACGGGGTGCTTCCGGTTGCTGCACTTGTGGAAGGCCTTTTGGCTGGGGAGCCGCCGGCGACTCTCGCCCGCCGCTTTCACGAGACGCTTGCAGCGCTTGCGGCGGAAATGTGCGACAGGGTGCGGGAAAAAAGCAGGCTCCATCGGGTCGTCCTTTCGGGAGGTGTATTCCAGAACCGGCTGTTTACGGAACGGCTTTGCCGGCTTCTGGAAGAGAAGGATTTCAGTGTATTCACTCACCGGCTCGTCCCGCCGAACGATGGGGGAATCGCACTCGGCCAAGCCGTCATTGCCGCTCGTGGCGCGTCTTTTCCGCAATCTATGCGCTGA
- the hypA gene encoding hydrogenase maturation nickel metallochaperone HypA, producing MHELSIVQNMVEICEAEARGRQVTSVTIVIGELSGVLPEAISFCFEACSKGTLLEDARLLIERVCGVARCDACGAEFPAKAYYEPCPACGSHEIALIAGEELQVRELEVA from the coding sequence ATGCACGAACTATCCATCGTCCAGAATATGGTTGAGATCTGCGAAGCCGAAGCCCGTGGCCGGCAGGTTACCTCAGTCACTATCGTCATAGGTGAGCTGTCGGGGGTGCTTCCTGAGGCCATTTCCTTCTGTTTCGAAGCTTGCAGCAAGGGAACCCTGCTGGAAGATGCCCGCCTCTTGATCGAGCGGGTTTGCGGTGTCGCCCGCTGTGATGCATGCGGAGCTGAATTCCCCGCGAAGGCTTATTACGAGCCGTGCCCCGCTTGCGGCAGCCATGAAATCGCCCTGATCGCGGGAGAAGAATTACAGGTACGGGAACTGGAGGTAGCGTAA